From one Humulus lupulus chromosome 8, drHumLupu1.1, whole genome shotgun sequence genomic stretch:
- the LOC133795156 gene encoding uncharacterized protein LOC133795156, with translation MEADQVLNRVLNEIVSRLLTITAGWRRAGALVSRGRNFDSRLAEAKQALEARNNELAKQNGELLEENTELSKQKAELLEEKATLTKELLETRDALKKANESREKFREYAKLNYQQAVQLELDLIPSRQEAEELRKRVQELEEAGAKDLEKYKEATHLCFHEFWKHNREANFSYLSERLRRTLMTQCAIRLEEEEKAGVPASPEISLAAGIDGVDAEAGPSVDQGTSQDPLAP, from the exons ATGGAGGCTGATCAAGTTCTCAATAGAGtgttgaacgagatagttagc AGACTGTTGACCATAACTGCTGGTtggcgccgtgctggggcgttggtgtctCGGGGAAGGAACTTTGATTCCAGGCTCGCCGAGGCTAAGCAAGCACTCGAAGCTAGAAACAACGAGCTTGCAAAACAGAATGGCGAGTTGCTCGAGGAGAACACGGAGCTGTCCAAGCAGAAAGCTGAGCTACTCGAGGAAAAAGCTACTCTGACCAAGGAGCTGCTGGAAACCCGGGATGCCCTGAAGAAGGCCAACGAATCTAGGGAAAAGTTTAGGGAATACGCCAAGCTCAACTATCAACAAGCTGTacagctcgagcttgatctgATCCCCAGCAGGCAGGAGGCGGAGGAACTCAGAAAacgagtgcaggagcttgaggaggcTGGGGCCAAGGATttggagaagtataaggaagccactcatctctGCTTCCACgaattctggaagcataaccgggaggctaacttcagcTACCTGTCAGAACGCTTGAGGAGGACTCTGATGACGCAGTGCGCCATTCgtctggaagaagaagagaaggctggAGTGCCTGCCTCCCCAGAGATTTCCCTAGCAGCGGGGATAGATGGTGTAGACGCTGAAGCTGGCCCATCCGTCGACCAAGGCACCTCTCAAGACCCTCTAGCTCCTtaa